Below is a window of Candidatus Zixiibacteriota bacterium DNA.
TACGCCTACTGGCTCAAGCGGGGCGGTGGCTGACGGTAAGACTCAAGCGGCTGCGTGTCAGTCGGACAATTTTCATCCCGCTTAATTGCCTCGACAGAATAAAATTCGTTTTACAATATGTGCCAGCCAGTTACGTAACTTGCTTATTGGTTTGCATATACGCCGTCATTTTTTAGTGAAACTTGTTGACAATTATTCCCGTAATATTATTATTGATAGACGATAATTCTGATTGGTGGCTTGTTCGCCGATAATCTTCAAGCAACGAGGTGATGTGTATGAACTACGATGCCGTGTCGGAAAAGACCCTCCAAAACGTTGGCTATTCTTCTATGCCGGATGACGACGTTTTCAAGCTCGAAGATACTTACGGCGCACACCACTACACCCGCTTGCATACTGTCATTCATCACACGGAAGGCGCGTGGCTGTACACCAAGGACGGCCGCAAGATTCTTGACTGCCTGTCGGCCTACAGTGCTGCCAATCCGGGGCATCATCATCCACATATCGTCAAAGCGATCGTGGATGCTCTCCACAAGGGCTATGGCTCGGTAATTTCCAACGTCGTTTACACCGACGTGCGGGCGCAATTCCTTAAGAATCTCTGCGAACTCGTGCCGCAACTGGGGCCGCGTTTCGGCAACAACGGCAACAAAGCCCTCTGCAAGAATGGCGGCGTCGAGTCGGTCGAAACTGCCATCAAATTGGCGCGCTACTACGGCTACAAGGCCAAGGGCATTCAGGACGGCAAGCAGGAGATCATCGTCTTCTCGTCGAATTTCCACGGCCGCATGATTACCGTCGTTTCCTTCTCGGAAACACCGAAGTACAAGGAAGGCTTCGGCCCGCTGACGCCCGGCTTCAAGCTGGCTCAGTACGGCGACCTCAAGAGCGTCGAATCGCTTATCAACGACAATACTTGCGGCATCCTGGTTGAGCCGATGCAGGGCGAGGGCGGCATGTACATTCCGCCGACCGGCTTCCTGAAGGGCTTGCGCCAACTGGCCGACAAGCATGACCTGATGCTCATTTTTGATGAGATTCAGGTCGGTCTGGGCCGTACCGGCCGCGACTTCTGTTTCCAGCACGAGGATGTCACGCCGGATGCAATCATTATCGGCAAGGCGATTTCGGGCGGCCTGGTACCGTTGTCGGCATTGGTCACCAACTCGAAATTGATGGACATGGTCTTCCATCCCGGGACGGAAGGCTCGACTTACGGCGGCTATTCGCTGGCGATGGCGGCGGGAATTGCCGCAATCGAGGTGTTCAAGCGCGAACGGCTTTCCGAGCGTTCGGCGAAAATGGGCGCGTATCTGAAGGCCAAGATCGAGGCAGTCGCCAAGCGCTCGACGCATGTCAAGGAAGTGCGCGGCCGCGGCCTGTTCATCGGCATTGAAGTCAAGGACGGCGATGCCATGAAGTTCTGCCGCAAGCTGCTGGAGCTGGATCTTTTGGCCAACGACAGCCACGGCCACACGATTCGCATCAGCCCGCCGCTGGTCATTACTGAGGCCGAAGCCGACTATATCGTCGAACGGCTGGAAAAAGTGCTGGTCGACTAAGACAGAACTGCAGAGGTTCCTGATCTTGATCGGGCCTGCCCGCTGGGGCAGGCCCGATTGCTTTTGTGTTGTCAACGCCGGGATTCGAGTGTATAAGTCATAACACACAAGCTGAGTGGAGAGCAATAATGAAAGCCATTGCCATAGCGACCACCGCGTTGACCGTCATCCTGATCGGGTGTGCCGATGCCGCCGGACCGGGCAGCCCGAAAATCCAACTCAATCGCGACAGCACGGAGATCTTCGTTCGCTCCGGCGAAAATAAGCGCACGGTACTGCTGCATGTTTCCGATCTGGCGGACACCGTGCCGATGGCGTTTCCGCACTCGGCTGATCAACGCTTTGACAATCAGAAATTCCATCACATGGCAGCCTCCCCCGACGGCAAATGGGTCGCGTTCGTGTCCGGCACCGACGATCAGTGGCTAGGCGTCTACAATTGCGAACAGCAATATGACAAATTCGTGGTGTTCGGAATCCAGACGCGCTTCTACGATCTGATCTGGAGTCCCGACAGCAAGTACCTGGCCTACGGCTTCAAAGGGCCGGACCAGCGCCTGCTGATTCACTTGATGGAGCCGCAAGGGAAGAACGACGTCAGGCCGAAGCCGATGAACGGCTGGCAGAAGTTGACCCAGAGCAACGAGAACCTGCGACTGGTCGGCTGGAAACAGGCGGCAGATACGTCGTTCGCGTTCGAAGTGCTCGATTCGCTCGGGCGGGTCAGCGAGAGACAGGAAATTCCGCTGCACCGTCCCGCGCCGCCGAGTCAGCCGTCCGATCGGTAGCGGCAGTTAGTCTTTGTCCGCAAGCGACGCTTATCGTAATTTACTCCCGTGAAAATCCTGCTCGCCGCAGCGAATGCGGCGTCCTTCATCACGCGCGATGCCAGGATTCTGCGCGAACGACACGAAGTCGTCGAATACGTCCTGCCGCGCGCGCTGTGGCCCTCCGCCGCTTCGCGCCGGCTGGTGGACGACTGCGACCTGCTGTTCGTCTGGTTTGCGACCGTGCGCGCCTGGCCGCTGGTCGTGCGGGCGCGACGTCAGGGCAAGCCGATTGTGCTGGTGATCGGCGGGTATGAAGTCGTGCATCGCCCCGATCTCAACTACGGCACCGCGCGCAGACTCCTCCACCGCCAGGCCACACAATCGGTGCTGAATCGGGCAACGCGGGTGCTCACGGTCTCAAAATCTTCACACCACGATCTGCTGGCGAATTTCCAGGTTGACCCGGCCAGGACGAAGGTGATTCCGCACGGCTTCGAAGACCTGGCCGAGGGTATCGCGCGCCCCAAGTCGCCGAGTGTGTTGACGGTGGGCTATGGCCGGGAAGACACCTGGCGAATCAAGGGGCTGGAGGAATTCTTTGCCACGGCCGCGCAGATGCCGGACGTGAGCTTCGTGCACGTCGGCGGAATCGCTCCGGCGGTGCTGCAAAGCAAGGTGGGCACCCTGCCGCCCAACGTGAAGCTCGTCGGCGCGGTGCCGTATGCCGACATCGGCTCCTACTATGCTCCGGCGCAGGTCTACTTGCAGATGTCGCGGCACGAAAGCTTCGGCTGTGCGGTCGCGGAGTCGATGTTGTTTGAATGCGTGCCGGTGGTGAGTCGTGGCGGGGCGCTGCCGGAGGTTGTCGGCGACGCCGGGATCATCGTCGAAAGTTGGGCGACTGCGGATGTTGTGGCAGCGATCCGAGGCGCGCTGGCACTGCCGTCCAGCGCGGGCGTGAAGGCGCGCCAACGGGTGTTGACGGAATTCTCGTACGCGCGACGGCGGGATCGGCTATTGGCTGTGATTGACGAAGCGGTTGCGGTGCGTCATATCTCTTAGGGGCAATCAGGCTAAGATATCCAGCAGCGCGCCGCCGGCATCGATTTGGGCCTTCAAGGCGGCGACGTTGGCCTTAACCGCGTGCTCGGCGACGATCAGATCAACCTGATCGCGCGCGGGGTTGCTGTTTTCGAAATCGGCGATTCGGCGCGCGGCGCGGTCAAGCAGATCAAGGCCGCGATGAATGCCGGCAATCGAGTGGACGTACATGTATTCCTCCATGCTTCAAGATCGACACCGTTTCACTTCGAATTGACACGAATCGCGGCCTGC
It encodes the following:
- a CDS encoding aspartate aminotransferase family protein; translation: MNYDAVSEKTLQNVGYSSMPDDDVFKLEDTYGAHHYTRLHTVIHHTEGAWLYTKDGRKILDCLSAYSAANPGHHHPHIVKAIVDALHKGYGSVISNVVYTDVRAQFLKNLCELVPQLGPRFGNNGNKALCKNGGVESVETAIKLARYYGYKAKGIQDGKQEIIVFSSNFHGRMITVVSFSETPKYKEGFGPLTPGFKLAQYGDLKSVESLINDNTCGILVEPMQGEGGMYIPPTGFLKGLRQLADKHDLMLIFDEIQVGLGRTGRDFCFQHEDVTPDAIIIGKAISGGLVPLSALVTNSKLMDMVFHPGTEGSTYGGYSLAMAAGIAAIEVFKRERLSERSAKMGAYLKAKIEAVAKRSTHVKEVRGRGLFIGIEVKDGDAMKFCRKLLELDLLANDSHGHTIRISPPLVITEAEADYIVERLEKVLVD
- a CDS encoding PD40 domain-containing protein; the protein is MKAIAIATTALTVILIGCADAAGPGSPKIQLNRDSTEIFVRSGENKRTVLLHVSDLADTVPMAFPHSADQRFDNQKFHHMAASPDGKWVAFVSGTDDQWLGVYNCEQQYDKFVVFGIQTRFYDLIWSPDSKYLAYGFKGPDQRLLIHLMEPQGKNDVRPKPMNGWQKLTQSNENLRLVGWKQAADTSFAFEVLDSLGRVSERQEIPLHRPAPPSQPSDR
- a CDS encoding glycosyltransferase family 4 protein, which encodes MKILLAAANAASFITRDARILRERHEVVEYVLPRALWPSAASRRLVDDCDLLFVWFATVRAWPLVVRARRQGKPIVLVIGGYEVVHRPDLNYGTARRLLHRQATQSVLNRATRVLTVSKSSHHDLLANFQVDPARTKVIPHGFEDLAEGIARPKSPSVLTVGYGREDTWRIKGLEEFFATAAQMPDVSFVHVGGIAPAVLQSKVGTLPPNVKLVGAVPYADIGSYYAPAQVYLQMSRHESFGCAVAESMLFECVPVVSRGGALPEVVGDAGIIVESWATADVVAAIRGALALPSSAGVKARQRVLTEFSYARRRDRLLAVIDEAVAVRHIS